In Scophthalmus maximus strain ysfricsl-2021 chromosome 5, ASM2237912v1, whole genome shotgun sequence, a single window of DNA contains:
- the si:ch73-14h1.2 gene encoding putative ferric-chelate reductase 1: MPRTASVSLSLVLMCVCCVEQRVCFPNGSVASSCGSLMPAHPPFSPSARSPPFTLSTSSTTYRPGGVVTVTVEVVESSPSEFQGFLLQARSTQVNALLWPVGKFTNINTSLFTALHCKNMENSTVSQASGAKRKKVQLTWEAPSNCNYGEIYFSATLVQDYTTFWVQLNSSSLRLDNSGNSAAGVVFSSALLFVNLLSLSAYC, from the exons ATGCCTCGCACTGCCTCCGTGTCTCTGTCATTAgtcctgatgtgtgtgtgctgtgtggaACAACGTGTGTGTTTCCCCAACGGCTCGGTGGCCTCCTCCTGCGGCAGCCTGATGCCAGCGCACCCGCCCTTCAGCCCCTCCGCTCGCAGCCCACCTTTCACTCTGTCCACCTCCAGCACCACCTACAGGCCTGGTGGGGTCGTTACAG TGacggtggaggtggtggagagtAGCCCCTCAGAGTTCCAGGGTTTCCTGTTACAGGCCAGGAGCACACAGGTAAACG CTCTCCTGTGGCCTGTAGGGAAGTTCACCAACATCAACACCAGCCTGTttactgcactgcactgtaaaaacatggag aactCGACTGTAAGTCAGGCATCAGGAGCCAAGAGGAAGAAGGTCCAGCTGACCTGGGAGGCTCCTAGCAACTGTAACTACGGAGAGATCTACTTCAG TGCCACTCTGGTCCAGGACTACACAACATTCTGGGTTCAGCTCAACAGCAGCTCTCTGAGACTAGACAACAGTGGAAACTCTGCAGCTGGA gtcGTCTTCTCCTCAGCTCTGCTCTTTGTCAACCTGCTGAGTCTGTCTGCCTACtgctga